One genomic segment of Patescibacteria group bacterium includes these proteins:
- a CDS encoding nucleotide exchange factor GrpE, protein MKNPKTDDLQTQLKEVTENWKRALADYQNLEKRSQNEKEEFARFANRELIFKILPILDTFEQLEKHLDDSGLHLAIKQLRDLLKSEGLEKIEVLGKDYHPEEMEGIEIVPGDEDNKVMEETRTGYRFKGKILRAAQVKVSKKTIN, encoded by the coding sequence ATGAAAAATCCTAAAACTGACGATTTACAAACACAATTAAAAGAGGTGACCGAAAATTGGAAGAGGGCTTTAGCTGATTATCAAAATCTAGAAAAAAGAAGCCAGAATGAAAAAGAAGAGTTTGCCCGTTTTGCCAACCGTGAGTTAATTTTTAAAATCTTGCCGATTCTAGATACTTTTGAACAATTGGAAAAACATCTTGATGATTCGGGATTACACTTAGCGATTAAACAATTGCGCGACCTTTTAAAGAGTGAAGGTTTGGAAAAAATTGAGGTTTTGGGCAAAGACTATCATCCTGAAGAAATGGAAGGAATTGAAATTGTTCCGGGCGATGAGGACAATAAGGTTATGGAGGAAACGCGAACCGGCTATCGCTTTAAAGGAAAAATCTTAAGAGCCGCTCAAGTTAAAGTCAGTAAAAAAACTATAAATTAA